Proteins from one Danaus plexippus chromosome 2, MEX_DaPlex, whole genome shotgun sequence genomic window:
- the LOC116779525 gene encoding reactive oxygen species modulator 1, whose translation MPVPGGMYQNQGPTCFDKMKMGFMIGFCVGMASGGLFGGFTALRYGARGRELVHSVGKVMLQGGGTFGTFMAIGTGIRC comes from the exons atgccTGTGCCGGGTGGTATGTACCAGAATCAAGGCCCTACTTGCTTTGACAAAATGAAAATGGGATTCATGATAGGTTTTTGCGTTGGAATGGCAAGTGGAGGCCTCTTCGGCGGATTCACTGCATTGAG ATATGGTGCAAGAGGGCGCGAACTTGTGCATTCGGTTGGAAAAGTGATGCTTCAAGGTGGAGGAACATTTGGCACATTTATGGCCATTGGAACTGGCATCCGATGCTAA